From the genome of Bacillota bacterium:
GTACCGCAGGAGGCTCTTCGCCTGCTCGGGATACCTGGTCTCCCTGAAGATCCCGACGGAGAAGGCCGTGGCGTAAGCGGCCCGGCGTACCGGTCCCGCCGGGAACTTGATGTGGAAGGTCTGCTCCGCGATGTCCGGGCGCTGCCGCTTGGCTGCATAGTAAACGCTCGGCGAGTTGGTAGTCATGGCGAGCTGCCCGGTCATCCAAATGGTGTTGTTGGCCGCATCGTCCCACCCCGTGGCGCCTGGCGGGATCAACCTGTACTTGCGGTACATGTCGACCACCAAGTTAAGGACTTTGCGGGTCTCGGGGGAGTCAAAGGTCAGCGTAGTGCCGTCCTCTTTCACCAGGTGTCCACCGTAGCTCCACCAGATGGAGTTCCAGAACTGTATGCCGTCATAGCTGCGGGTGAGTGACTGACCGAATGGATACCTGTACCCGACTTGCTGGAGCTTCAAGCCATATTCGATCACCTGGTCCCACGTATCAGGGAACGGAATCCCCGCTTTGTCAAAGGCTCCTTTTAGCACCACAAAGGTGTGGGCATGGCCGTAGTAAGGAATCGCTTTCCACTGCTTGCCCACCCGAGCTTGTGCCGCTGCACTCGGCCAGAACGGATCCGCCCCCTGCTCCCTCTCGATGTCGCGCACCACGTCAGAAACGTCTACCAACACGTGGGAGTAGAGCACCGGTGCAGCTGCGGGGAGGATGGCGATATCGGCTCCGGTTCCCTTCTCTGCCGCAATGGCCAGCTTATAGTCCAGATCCTTCTGAGAGATGTTTTCTACCGCGACGTCGACACCATTAGCCTGTCCCCACTGCTGGACCTGGTCAGAGAACTCCTGGTT
Proteins encoded in this window:
- a CDS encoding extracellular solute-binding protein, giving the protein NQEFSDQVQQWGQANGVDVAVENISQKDLDYKLAIAAEKGTGADIAILPAAAPVLYSHVLVDVSDVVRDIEREQGADPFWPSAAAQARVGKQWKAIPYYGHAHTFVVLKGAFDKAGIPFPDTWDQVIEYGLKLQQVGYRYPFGQSLTRSYDGIQFWNSIWWSYGGHLVKEDGTTLTFDSPETRKVLNLVVDMYRKYRLIPPGATGWDDAANNTIWMTGQLAMTTNSPSVYYAAKRQRPDIAEQTFHIKFPAGPVRRAAYATAFSVGIFRETRYPEQAKSLLRYLFRPENYRRFMVAAEGAISPMVRSFMSDPLWSDPHLAGAVEQMPFVLYPGWPGPVTRQAAEVLNQRVMIDMVSRVVAENLTPEASLSEALQRIKAIYGEK